The sequence CTTTTGCAAAGGCAAAACATCGTCGGGGCTATGCACTTCGATAATGGCTTTCCCGCGTGCTGAGGCTGGCAATTGTTCCAAAATAACACTTACTACGGGCAGTGCGGTATGGTCCGCCACCAAGCAATACCAATCGGCTACGGCAAACAATTGTTTGTCTTTTACTTTCATCAAAACGCCTAATTGGTCGCCTGCTTTGGCCTGCATTGCCCAGCGCGAAGCGGGGCCATTGTCTCCATGTGCCACAAAATCAATGGTCATGAGTTTGTTGGCCAAATCCAGTGCCCGCAACGTATAAGTGCGCACAATGGGGCGATTGCCGCCGCCACTTGCTCCACCACGACCTCCGCGCGAAAAATCGGGCAGCACAATCGGCGATGTAGGCGTTTCGGGTACAATGATTTTGTTGTTGTCGCCTACGCGAGCGTGCTCAAAGTTGGCAACGCCTTCGCCTTCCAACACGATACGGATATAATGAGGTGTTAGGAATATTTTTTCTTTTACGGTCAAGATAGCCTGCATTCCGACAGGTCGTTCTTCGTGGGTCATTTGTTCAGACATAAAATATATCCTTGTATTTACTTATGCAAAGTAGCATACAAACACTAATGATATACCTGTACATTTACACCAATTTTTGGTAATTTTACACATAATATATTTTGTATATGGCAAAAAAAGACCAGCAATATGTCCCCGTGTTCGTACAGCGGC is a genomic window of Flexibacter flexilis DSM 6793 containing:
- a CDS encoding siderophore-interacting protein — protein: MSEQMTHEERPVGMQAILTVKEKIFLTPHYIRIVLEGEGVANFEHARVGDNNKIIVPETPTSPIVLPDFSRGGRGGASGGGNRPIVRTYTLRALDLANKLMTIDFVAHGDNGPASRWAMQAKAGDQLGVLMKVKDKQLFAVADWYCLVADHTALPVVSVILEQLPASARGKAIIEVHSPDDVLPLQKPENVEIIWTFNAEAGAKTTLPAFLSQENWADYAGSKFVFAAAEQSAIAVIQQLLRNNTALERHEWQTYSYWKYGQSEDTSSEERRSMSRRP